The DNA window AAACACATAATAATGAAGTTCGGTAGGTATGTTCTAGGTAGGTATACGCATCGATACTAGAAGTccgatttttatttgttctttatCAGGGTGGATTGAATAGCTCACTAACTGcattccattttgacagggaagTGTGATAGAATGAATGTTCCGCCCACTAACTGTACAAAGAACATGGCAGAATTATGTTGTCATTTTATTATAATCAAAAACCTAAATTTGTCTACCTTGTCATGAGTAACAAGTTACTTGCTATGGCGGAATTTTCTAGACTTGCTGACAGCAGAATACAAGAACTGAAATGAATTCCTCAAGCGAAGATTTAGATGCAGGCAGAGAGGAGTATCCCACCTGACTTGTTTTGTCTGAACGCGGATAAAATCGACATCGgtggggggatttttttctgtatctgtgTAGGAGTTTGAAGAATTACAAAGACCAGACAATGATTCCCTTCTCAACAACTGATACTGGATCACTTTACTTTCTCACTACATTGTGCTTCAAATCGTCAAACGCAACTACAGTATGTTGCCAACAGAGCAGAACTAACCACTAGGTtctgaaaagtttgttttgggaATAGATTAAGACTTTTATTGTAAcaaccattgaaaaaaataaattgatataaaGTATTTAAGATCTTATAGGAGAATATTTATAtcacatgaatggttgtccgtctcattgtgaGGACAACAGCTTCCGAAAACGAACAGATGAGCAATTCAGAGGATTTAAATGATTGTATGATAAAAATATGTCTGTAGTACTTGTTGATTGATTTATTATCTAgttcactcattggctaccCATCAAATTTGCTCCTCTAAACACCATAGGATACTGCTGTTATTTGTGTAGCTAAAACACTACTGTGTTTGTCCTACTTTGTGAACAAAAATGCTATCCGGGCTTTTATTTCCAGCCCCTCTGATCCAAAAACTCCCTTCCTGAGTAGCACATGGATGGCACGAGAGCAGGAATGCAGTTCTGGTGGGAGTGGGTTCCCGGTTCTCCCGTAGGGGAACTACAACGTCACGCATGCCCATATTTGGTATGAGGACTTCCTCCAAAGGAGACGACATGATTTCAACACAGTCCTGGGGCTTTAAGTGAATATTCACACAATCGGTCTCCATAAAAAGGCATTACAGGCAAGTTTGATGACTTAAACACTATGATATTTGATCCAGGGGTGTGTGACACCAAAAAATGGCACATTGAGagctaaaaaaaagtctatttcAGTATACCACGTGATCCTTTATGAAAGAGCTGTATTGAATATGAAGTGTTTAATTAAAAGTTACAACGTAAAATGTGTGTTAATGTTGAAAGCGTCCGCAGACATGCCTCCACCGAGCGCTGTCTTGCCTACAGGCTTATTTACAGTGGCTTCTTCCCGGCATCTGCGTCACGCGCGGTGGTGGGGTCTCGTCTCCAACTGTCCAATCAGAGGGCCGCAGTCGCTTGGCAGCAAGCGTGTGTCCCTGTCTATATAAAAGGGCCTCCATAAAAGCGAGTGAACGAACACACCGCAACGAAGCATcggcgcacgcacgcacgctcgCTGTCACGAGAGTTGGCGGACTTTACAAGAAAAGCTGAAGGAGCGCGTTTCTCTCAACTTGTTGGACTTTCTCTCCCCTTTTTCCCCTACTGGAGCCATAGTTTGACGTTGGGACATTTGTTGACAAGAGCGATCGATGTTCGATCTCTGCCGACTTCTTTGATATTTGTTGAGACTCTTTCAATAAGCAGCCGGTAAGCTTACTTTCCCGACTTTATGTCCACAAAGATGGAACAACCTTTTTACCATGACGACTCTTTTCTGTCGGCTTTCGGCCACTCGGACGCCGCCATGCACGACTACAAGCTGCTAAAGCAGAATATGAATTTGAACTTGACAGAGCCCTATCGCAACCTGAAGTCGCACCTGAGGGTCGACACGGACCCCTACCAGGGGGTACAACAGGACGTTGGCTCCCTGAAGCTCGCGTCCCCGGAGCTCGAGAGGCTCATCATCCAAAACAGCAACGGTGTCATCACCACTCCCACCCCGGGCCAGTACTTCTACAATCGGGGCATCACCGATGAGCAGGAGGGCTTCGCGGAGGGCTTCGTAAAAGCCCTGGACGAGCTGCACAAGATGAATCATATGCCTCACTCGGCGCCCTCCATCGGTGCCAGCGGAGTGACCACCTGCTCGCCAGCGGCCCCCAGCGTGTTCGGCTCGGGACTGCAAACCGAACCTCCCATCTACACCACCTTGAACGCCTACTGCCCCAACAGCGGGCTCTCTTCGTCCAATTCCAGCTACCCCACAGCCACCATCAGCTACCTGCCGCCTCACCAGCAAAACCATGCGCAGAACTCTGCCCACGGCGCTTACCAGAGCCCCCACCCCAGTTCCGCGTTCCACCCGCAGCGGCTGGTCGCTCTCAAAGAGGAACCGCAGACCGTACCGGACCTCCTGAGTAGCGACGGCTCGCCTCCCATGTCTCCCATCGACCTGGAGACCCAGGAGAGGATCAAGGCGGAGCGCAAGAGGCTGAGGAACCGACTGGCTGCCACCAAGTGCCGGCGGCGCAAACTGGAGCGCATCGCCCGCCTGGAGGAGAAGGTGAAAGGGCTGAAAAGCGACAATGCGGGCCTATCCACCACGGCCTCGGTGCTGCGGGACCAGGTGGCTCAGCTCAAACAGAAAGTCTTGACCCACGTGAGCAGCGGCTGTCACCTGATGCTCACTAGCAAGATGGAGGCGTTTTAAGTACAGACTGATACAAATCAAGTGACTTTAAGGTGACAGATAACACTGGAGTCAGGTTGTGCATATAGCGCCGTAACAACGCACGAGGCAACTAGGTGGGCCTTGGTAGTTGTGTCTATGACGTGCAAAAGACTTGTTGAAATGGTACTTGTGGATGCTGGACACCCCCGAGAGAACCATTCAGCACTCTTGGGCAATGCAGTATTTGAAATGGGCAGCCTCTGAGAGAACATTTGTACAttgccatttgccattgatGATACTGTCGTCAAATGCTGCATATATTCTTGTGTAAATTATTGTTGTTTGTCCTGGTTGATCCAGGCAAACTAACTGTGTCCAATGTTTacaatgttctgtttttttgttttgtttttttaaatatgtgatGTGTATTTAAGTAAAGTGTCTCAAAAACATTATGCTTAATGTGTTGTTGTCTAAGTTGAAATATAAGACTGCcaggaaaacaaacaagaatTCTGGCATCAATTCTGGGTTTGATGCCGATACAAAAAAATCTTAGTTCAGGCAGTGtatattggggaaaaaataatcattcattctCTATCAAACATAAGAATAAGTAAATTCAGATTACTTGCAGTATTCATACTTTAAGGGGATTAAAAGAAGATTCAGCAGTGCCACTGACAGTATAAAAGTTTCCAATCAAACCAGGTGAGAGCATCTCTAATAGGTAGGAGTAAACCCATACGTCAATTTGGTTCGATATATCATCAATTGGTGAAGTATCAatcaaaaatgatcaaaatgcaaaacaatcaATGAAACTGTCATGTTGTTGTTCATTCAAATATCCGGAATGTTTAACCAACAAAGTTTTCACATTGCATTGtatgttttattgttttagaTGAAAAATAACGGTGTTAAAAGTCTACAAATTGAGTTAAATCAATGAAATTCCGTACAATAGGATTAAATAGTCACTGACTGTAGTATCACTATTTTCATccctctgctgtgaatttacatTAATTTGTCACTAGTAAACATCCAatgtatttaaactgggaggttTGACAGCACatgaacgttcattcattcGCAGCCACCCCttttaattcaaatggattggatgtctatcactgggATTTCCAGCCAATGAGTCAATACAGTGTCTGAATACTTGTATTCATTCAGATCATCAATtagaaaaagtgtaaacaagaacGAAAACTATTATATTCAACACCCATTAAGTGTAGGGTACAAAGGATATCCAAAGCTAATGATTCATTTTAAGGAAATTTTGGCTTAGTGCCGTGATTGACACTGCTGCCAACCCCACTTGGGGTCAGTGCTAATCTCCAGCAGATGGGGGAAGTGACAGCAACTTTAGGAATGTCGGGACTCTTGAACGTGCCTCACCACTTGGCAGGGCATCAGGCATGAGTGGGCGTCCAGATCCTACATGGAGCATCTGCGTGGTTGCTTGAAGAAGTGCGAGCAGCCAATTACGCGCGACGATGGTATACGTGTCAGTGCACAAATATGCGCGGCAAAAAAAAGGGGGCTCAAAGAAAGATTATGCGGCGCAGTAGGGGGAAAGTCCCATGGATGAGTAATCGGAGCGCGGCTTGGGATAAATTAggctaaaaacaacatagaccTTCACTGAATAATCGGCTTTGTGATGCTCATACACAGAAAGATAAGTGAAGCCAACAAAGTGTGCCAAAATGTCTTCAGTGACAGTTGGCCAGAAGTAGCAGTGCACATAAAGGGACCCCAACTGGAGAGGGATTTCTTTCCCATTAGTCATTGGACAAAAAGCAAATACGGAGGAATAGTCTCTTATTGTTAATTGACTGCCTATATTTAGTAAACAGAGTATGAGTTGTGGTAGTAAATCAAAGAAGAAGAGAATTTACAATAACATCATTAGCATTTGCATCCCATGAatttaagagaaaaataaataaataatgattcatttaataattttgtgtaccacttatcctcacaggggtcgcaAGATTGCTCAGAGCCTATACTAGATAACTATAGGTAGGAGTTTACACACTGAACTGGTAGCCAGATAGTTGTAGAAAAATTCTAattcataatatatatatattttgttatatAATTGAGACCTGGTGTCCAcacatatgtggacatcatAGTTTGGGTCATGTAAACCACACTTGTCtagcaaatgttaatattgtggccaaATCTGATGTatatgtggatgccaggtctCAATTAGAACTTTATAcgtatattatttttatctgtCAACTTTTCTATAATAAGCGAAATCCTTTGAATAGTTGACTTTCACATTAACTTCATTTTGGTGTTTTATGAGTCAGTTCTACAGCTATTAATGGCAGCAAACAGTTAAACATActacaaaatgttaaaaaaaacttcacccTCAACGTTTTTGGAAGGGGAAGGTTTTATTCCTTTCCATCCATAACAAGTGAGTTATTTTTGTCACTGATGGAAACAGAGTGCCCACACTTCTCTTTTTCCTCAATGATTTTTACCCATTTTCGTCAAAAAGACGTATAAAAGACGTGGGTAGACGctgaccaatttcgtcataccaTGATTTGGAAATAGGTCCCCAACGAGCAGATTGATTGCCATGATAAACATTGCACAACCTTGTTCCACTTGAGGGACAGGGTTAAGATTCCCCACCCCTGTAGTGGCGTCTCAGACTACGTACAAGAAGCTCTTAGTACGTAATAATAACATGCAGtgaaaataagaagaaaaaaacaaacaagccaATTAAAGCCTTGCTGGCGCTCTCTTCATACCTCGGCCCACAACCCACACTGAGTGTGTGGGAACATCTGTGATGCGAACGGTGACGTCTGAAGAGCTCTGGGTGGGTTTTAGTTTCCTCTCGGCGAGTCTTCTCTTCTCCCCTCCTCCTACAGACACGCAAACCCGGCTGTTGCTTCCTGCACAAATAGATATGGCACTGTAATCATAACCAcaaatattaactcattcactacctTTGACAGTGATGCTCATCAAAGCCATTTCAACCGGGATTGCTGGCATTGACCGATCATGTTTCACCATTTCGATTGATGGCGAGTAGATTTTCAGCCTGATTCTTCCGGTTTAATGAtacattttgttgtgttttgatcATATCTATTTCTTAACCCTTTATGGGGCAAGTGACGAGTGATGTGCCACATACTTGGACCATAAatctcatttgtattttttttcaattattgttattaatcagtattataaatatattcattataaataagtacaactataactgttaataaaataataatataattcaaaagaatttaaaaagaaatttagTCTAGTTATGGCCCACAAAAATACTccaaagttttttgtttttgtttttcatagtACCATACGACCATGTTACATAACTAACCTTTATAGGGCAGTCATTTAACTCATATACACCATTTATGGCACtagtgtccaatccattttgattacaAGTGACTGACATTTACGTAtttcatatttcagtgccattgacagaggTAGACTTCCAACCCATTTTCATAGACTGTAACTCATTGACCACCAATGACAACATTAGACATTTAAACTGGCTTCACCCATATTAATCACAATTAATTGGACGTGCAGCGCCGTcaagggcagccaatgagttaaatgactgTCTATAAAGGGTTAAGTTATGTAACACAGCACAGTAGCTATACTCAAAGCAGATGATTATAGTAAAATGACACTAATATGAGTATACACACTCATACCACATATAGTATTGGCCTTGAGCCAGCGTATATTATTTAAAACGTGCCCACGTCTGAATGTGTAATGCCGTGTTATTTGTAGCTCATTGTACTATATTGTAGCTCAGTAAAAAAAAGGCCCAACATTTTTACACAACCTTGTAAGCACTTGTTGGGGGTATATTGCCCTCTAgcgtaaataaaatatattgctAATCCTGAATACAAGATTGGGGTTTTTCAATTGactggcaaaaacaaatatagaacAACGTACTTTTTAAGGTTAATATCATACCAgatcatttttccttttctaaGACGTTTTCTTTAGAAATTTATTCGAAATATACACTTGTTCCCATGCCCAAAATGCACCTTCCCACCAAACTTAATAGTCTctgaataataataagaattaaTTTGATGTGCTTCTTTTGGCCCACTTTTCCCAGCAAATGCATTCCAGTCTTATTAGTGTGTGAATGAATCACTGTGTTCCATCTCTCTTTAGGTCATTCCAGAGTTCTGCCATTTTAATTCAGGTCAGGGCTTTAGCTGGCTACCATGGCATCCAAATTCACTCAGCAGCTCCAGAAGAAGCAAAACAGTTTATTTGTGCTCTTGGTTATTCTGCTGCGGAAAATAAAATATCTCTTCATTCTCAAGTAAACCAATATTTACCTTTCTGGGGCTGCTCTGAATTCCCATTAGTAGGCCATGTTTTAGTGTCTTTGAATAATTAAATCTAATGGCAATGTTAAAAACCTTTTTTACATCTTTTCTTTATTGAGAACAAGGAAAAATACATAAACATCAATTTTAGGGaacctttaaaaacatttacatCTAAAATTAAACTAGATAAAATCCTCAGATTAGAAACATTCACAGAGCATTGAAACCAAAGCTATTAGAAATAATATTACCCCACATTTTTATGGATTTAGTCTAAATAGATCATTTGAATATGGAATACtaaaccttgattttttttactatgctGATTTATTGACACATCTTTCCTATCCCAAACACTTAAATCCTTAGTGGCTGTGAACATGTTCTCATAAACAATTACTATACACGTTTTACACGCTTTATAGTAAT is part of the Stigmatopora argus isolate UIUO_Sarg chromosome 14, RoL_Sarg_1.0, whole genome shotgun sequence genome and encodes:
- the junbb gene encoding junB proto-oncogene, AP-1 transcription factor subunit b: MSTKMEQPFYHDDSFLSAFGHSDAAMHDYKLLKQNMNLNLTEPYRNLKSHLRVDTDPYQGVQQDVGSLKLASPELERLIIQNSNGVITTPTPGQYFYNRGITDEQEGFAEGFVKALDELHKMNHMPHSAPSIGASGVTTCSPAAPSVFGSGLQTEPPIYTTLNAYCPNSGLSSSNSSYPTATISYLPPHQQNHAQNSAHGAYQSPHPSSAFHPQRLVALKEEPQTVPDLLSSDGSPPMSPIDLETQERIKAERKRLRNRLAATKCRRRKLERIARLEEKVKGLKSDNAGLSTTASVLRDQVAQLKQKVLTHVSSGCHLMLTSKMEAF